From the genome of Nicotiana sylvestris chromosome 2, ASM39365v2, whole genome shotgun sequence, one region includes:
- the LOC138883495 gene encoding uncharacterized protein produces MKGVGIGAVLISETGHHYPVTAQLRFYITNNMAEYEACILGLRLVVDMGVQEVLVLGDLDLLVHQIQGEWETRYLKLIPYRQCLQDLCQWFRSMEFRHIPRIHNEIVDALATLFRDQHAYCNIVEKELDGEPWFHDIREYIKSGAYPVQTTGDQKRII; encoded by the exons atgaaaggcgtcggaataggagctgtactcatttctgaaacagggcaccaCTACCCTGTCACTGCTCAGCTCCGTTTCTATattaccaacaacatggccgagtacgaagcgtgcattttgggtttaaggttggTTGTGGACATGGGAGTCCAGGAAGTGCTAGTTTTAGGAGATTTAGATCTGTTAGTGCACCAGATccagggagaatgggagactagatatttgaagctcataccatatcgacaatgtctgcAAGATCTCTGTCAGTGGTTCAGATCaatggagttcaggcatatccctaggatccacaatgagattgttgatgcattagctactctg ttccgcgatcagcatgcttactgtaacatagTGGAAAAAGAACTTGACggtgaaccttggttccacgatatcagggagtacatcaaGTCGGGGGCATATCCAGTGCAaaccacgggggatcaaaagagaataatTTGA